Proteins from a genomic interval of Treponema brennaborense DSM 12168:
- a CDS encoding Fur family transcriptional regulator, translated as MQMILNTADIADKLTEWGIRPSVQRIQIYQYVCSNPVHPTAETVYAALAPVIPTLSRTTVYNTLKLFAEHGLVQTLIIEDESVRYDADTSAHLHFKCTECGNVFDIDSDYTPQSYAQFAAELPTGFTAHKIQVCVWGTCPECERKR; from the coding sequence ATGCAAATGATATTGAACACTGCGGATATCGCGGATAAACTTACCGAATGGGGCATCCGGCCGTCGGTGCAGCGTATACAAATTTATCAATACGTCTGTTCCAACCCCGTTCACCCGACGGCTGAAACGGTGTATGCGGCGCTTGCCCCCGTCATACCCACGCTTTCACGTACTACCGTATACAATACGCTGAAATTGTTTGCGGAACACGGTTTAGTCCAGACGCTGATAATAGAAGATGAAAGCGTCCGCTACGATGCGGATACGAGCGCACATCTGCACTTCAAATGTACCGAATGCGGCAACGTATTCGACATCGATTCCGATTATACTCCGCAGTCGTACGCGCAATTCGCCGCGGAATTACCCACCGGATTTACCGCGCACAAAATACAAGTCTGCGTGTGGGGAACCTGTCCCGAGTGCGAGCGGAAACGGTAA